A single region of the Chelonia mydas isolate rCheMyd1 chromosome 4, rCheMyd1.pri.v2, whole genome shotgun sequence genome encodes:
- the POMK gene encoding protein O-mannose kinase isoform X1, whose amino-acid sequence MHQNVEDSNMDKKLHYIKKELLRREIPPVLLVLLLLAVLLLNFLLYMHLNNFSVTTVQPDVDSSLCPFGYFRLGLLKNCSPWLSCEAINTEVRKLKCVGEGAVKKVFLSEWKENKVSLSQLANSELEEDFLHGLKMLKSLQSKYVVRLLGYCEKQFTILTQYHPLGSLKNLNKMLDLPKYKGLNTWHRRFMLAIDYVSIIHYLHNSPLGTLVMCDSNDLDKVLSQYLLTSDFHVLVNDLDALPLVNKSTGRLVKCGHRELQGEFVAPEQLWPYGEEVPFEDDLMPPYDEKTDIWKIPDVSSFFLGHVEGSDIVRFHLFDIHAACKKKNPAERPSAQMVVDTYRKILTLLLREAAMPGTREML is encoded by the exons AGAATGTAGAAGATAGCAACATGGACAAAAAACTCCATTACATTAAAAAAGAGCTGCTCCGAAGGGAAATTCCTCCAGTCTTGTTGGTGCTGCTGCTTCTAGCTGTGCTGCTCCTGAATTTCCTTCTGTACATGCATCTCAACAATTTCTCGGTCACCACTGTGCAGCCTGACGTGGACTCCAGCCTCTGCCCATTTGGGTACTTCAGATTAGGACTATTGAAAAATTGCTCGCCCTGGCTGTCTTGTGAAGCCATAAATACAGAAGTCAGGAAACTGAAGTGTGTTGGTGAAGGGGCTGTGAAAAAG GTCTTTCTTTCTGaatggaaggaaaacaaagtATCCCTTTCCCAGCTCGCCAACTCAGAGCTGGAGGAAGATTTTCTTCATGGACTGAAGATGCTGAAGTCTCTCCAGAGCAAGTATGTTGTCAGACTGCTTGGCTATTGCGAGAAGCAGTTCACAATCCTTACCCAGTATCACCCATTAGGCTCCCTGAAGAACCTGAATAAAATGCTGGACCTTCCCAAATATAAAGGCTTGAATACTTGGCATCGCAGATTCATGCTCGCAATCGACTATGTGAGCATCATCCATTATTTGCACAACAGTCCTTTGGGCACCTTAGTAATGTGTGATTCCAATGACTTGGACAAGGTGTTATCGCAGTATCTGCTGACAAGTGACTTTCACGTTCTAGTGAATGACTTGGATGCCTTGCCTCTTGTGAACAAGAGCACTGGCAGGCTGGTGAAGTGTGGCCATCGGGAGCTCCAAGGCGAATTTGTAGCTCCTGAACAGCTCTGGCCCTATGGGGAGGAGGTGCCATTTGAAGACGACCTCATGCCTCCATATGACGAGAAGACGGACATATGGAAAATTCCTGATGTCTCCAGTTTTTTCTTGGGGCACGTTGAAGGAAGTGATATTGTCAGGTTCCATTTGTTCGACATCCATGCAGCATGTAAGAAGAAGAACCCAGCTGAAAGGCCTTCCGCCCAGATGGTCGTGGACACATACAGGAAAATTTTAACATTGCTGCTCAGAGAGGCTGCTATGCCTGGTACCAGGGAAATGTTATAA
- the POMK gene encoding protein O-mannose kinase isoform X2 codes for MDKKLHYIKKELLRREIPPVLLVLLLLAVLLLNFLLYMHLNNFSVTTVQPDVDSSLCPFGYFRLGLLKNCSPWLSCEAINTEVRKLKCVGEGAVKKVFLSEWKENKVSLSQLANSELEEDFLHGLKMLKSLQSKYVVRLLGYCEKQFTILTQYHPLGSLKNLNKMLDLPKYKGLNTWHRRFMLAIDYVSIIHYLHNSPLGTLVMCDSNDLDKVLSQYLLTSDFHVLVNDLDALPLVNKSTGRLVKCGHRELQGEFVAPEQLWPYGEEVPFEDDLMPPYDEKTDIWKIPDVSSFFLGHVEGSDIVRFHLFDIHAACKKKNPAERPSAQMVVDTYRKILTLLLREAAMPGTREML; via the exons ATGGACAAAAAACTCCATTACATTAAAAAAGAGCTGCTCCGAAGGGAAATTCCTCCAGTCTTGTTGGTGCTGCTGCTTCTAGCTGTGCTGCTCCTGAATTTCCTTCTGTACATGCATCTCAACAATTTCTCGGTCACCACTGTGCAGCCTGACGTGGACTCCAGCCTCTGCCCATTTGGGTACTTCAGATTAGGACTATTGAAAAATTGCTCGCCCTGGCTGTCTTGTGAAGCCATAAATACAGAAGTCAGGAAACTGAAGTGTGTTGGTGAAGGGGCTGTGAAAAAG GTCTTTCTTTCTGaatggaaggaaaacaaagtATCCCTTTCCCAGCTCGCCAACTCAGAGCTGGAGGAAGATTTTCTTCATGGACTGAAGATGCTGAAGTCTCTCCAGAGCAAGTATGTTGTCAGACTGCTTGGCTATTGCGAGAAGCAGTTCACAATCCTTACCCAGTATCACCCATTAGGCTCCCTGAAGAACCTGAATAAAATGCTGGACCTTCCCAAATATAAAGGCTTGAATACTTGGCATCGCAGATTCATGCTCGCAATCGACTATGTGAGCATCATCCATTATTTGCACAACAGTCCTTTGGGCACCTTAGTAATGTGTGATTCCAATGACTTGGACAAGGTGTTATCGCAGTATCTGCTGACAAGTGACTTTCACGTTCTAGTGAATGACTTGGATGCCTTGCCTCTTGTGAACAAGAGCACTGGCAGGCTGGTGAAGTGTGGCCATCGGGAGCTCCAAGGCGAATTTGTAGCTCCTGAACAGCTCTGGCCCTATGGGGAGGAGGTGCCATTTGAAGACGACCTCATGCCTCCATATGACGAGAAGACGGACATATGGAAAATTCCTGATGTCTCCAGTTTTTTCTTGGGGCACGTTGAAGGAAGTGATATTGTCAGGTTCCATTTGTTCGACATCCATGCAGCATGTAAGAAGAAGAACCCAGCTGAAAGGCCTTCCGCCCAGATGGTCGTGGACACATACAGGAAAATTTTAACATTGCTGCTCAGAGAGGCTGCTATGCCTGGTACCAGGGAAATGTTATAA